A stretch of DNA from Tautonia rosea:
TCGGCACGTTCGCTTGCCCGTCCGACGGCCGCCTGGTGAATGTTTCGCAGTCGAACTACGTGGGGAACCTCGGCGGCCCGCACGCGGTTCGCGGATACAACGGCGTGTTCGGACCGACCCGTCAGTCATGGCCGGAAGCCGCGCGGGGTGCGGGCATCGTCACGATCTCGAAGATCGTTGACGGCACCAGCAACACCGCCGCCTTCAGCGAGAAGCTGACGGCCCACTCGGGCGTCGGCAGCGTCAATGCCGGCAACAACAACCCGAACGACTTCCTCCGCGTCTGGTTCCGGACCGGCCTGAGCCAGGGCCGCGGCACGGGCGTGCAGAATCCTGACGCCGTGCTGGCGATGATCAATGCGTGCAACAGCCTGCCCATCACCACGGTGGCGACCGGCAATGCCCACGAGCCCTCGGGCTGGTTCCGGGTCTACCCGGCCTACTCGAACTACGGCGGCTACCAGCACACCGGCCCGCCGAACTCGCGGAACTGCGGCAACAACGACTGGGTTCCCTGGGGCCAGGACATGTGGGGCACGTCGAACGCCTCCAGCCTGCACCCGGGCGGCGTGAACGTCTGCATGGCAGACGGCTCGGTCCGCTTCATCAAGGAAACGGTCAACCTGCCGACCTGGTGGGCCCTCGGGACCATCAACGGCGGCGAAGTGGTCAGCGCCGACCAGTATTGATGCGTGAGCGATCACCCCTCTGGGCGTGATCGGCGAGCATGCTTCAAATGGGGTCATCGGTGGCCGAGGTGCCACCGGTGGCCCTTTTTTTTGTGTCGATTTGCTGGTTCGTGGAAATGATGTGGGTGAGCGGGCCGCTTCTTGAGGCCGCTGCGGCGCAGGCCTGCGACATCCTGGAAGCCGAAACGAACCGAGCCGCGCTGCTGACGGTCTTGGTCGAGGGGCCGTCTGTGTGGCCTCGCGGTTCTCGTTTTGGAATTTGCTCGGGCTCGGGCTCGCCTTGCGGACGGCCTTCCGGGTGGGATCGGGGGCGACCGGCGGATGACCGGCTCGGGCTCGGCTGGGAGACATTCCAGGGTGCCAGGCGTTGGGGGCCCTGCTCACGTCCTCGGTGAGATGGCCGAGGTCCGATTCTCCTCGGCCCCAGATCTGATGAGAGACGCCGGGCCAACGGAACAGAGGTCGAGGACAAGCCCACCCATCCCGCGATCGGCAGATCAGTAGGAGTCGGCCGAGATCACCTCGCCCCCCTTGGTCGTGCTCAGGGCACGCCAGACGGGGAGGCTGACGGAGTTCTTGACGAAGCGGACGCTGCCGTCGGCCAGGACCGCGTTCACGCCGCCGGGGTGCCGGCTCCGGGCGGCGAGGGTCGTATGAATGATGTCGGCCACCGAGAGGCGGATGCAAGGAGGATTCTCACCGAAAGGGTAGCTGCACCCGCCATTGAGACGGTCGGGCGCCGGGCTATTCGGCGACAGGTAGGCCTCGAAGGTCGCCCCGTCCCCCCACCAGGAGAAGCCTCGCGAGTCGCGGTTGAAGCCGATGACCGTCTCGGAGACGAGCATCGTGTTCGAGGTGCCATCCCGGAAGCTGTTGAAGCCCAAGGCATTGAGCCCCTGCGATGGGGGCGGGAAGTTGACCGAGGCGATGTCGACGAAGGGGCTGCCCATGTCGGTGAAGGGCGCCCCGCCAAACGCGACGGCCCCCGGGTCGCCCGCCGAGGCCCCTGGCGGGTAGATGGCCGGTTGCAGGAGCATGGAGTTGCCGAAGTTCGCCACGTAATTGTGCTGGGTTGCGAAGAAGGTCTGCCCCGAGAGAACCCGACCGCGGTCGTTTGGGTTGGCCGGCGCGTCGCTGGGGCAGACATAGGACGCGATCCGGGTCGAGACCACGGTGACATTCGCGTCGCCGAAGAAGCGGAGCGGCGTGTCCATCGGGCCGCGCGGCACGGTGTTGTTGCCGTCGAAGTTGAAGGCGTCGTAGAGGGCGCGTTGCTCCATCTGAGGGAGGATGAAAACGATCCAGGTGCCCCAACTGGTGCCCTTCCGACCGGGCGGGAGCCGATTGTGCAGGCTCTCGTAGGTGTGCATGGCCAGGCCGATCTGCTTCAGGTTGTTGGTGCACTGGGCACGCCGGGCGGCCTCGCGGGCGCTTTGGACGGCCGGCAGCAAGAGGGCGATGAGCACGCCGATGATCGCAATGACCACCAGTAGCTCGATCAGGGTGAAGGCGTGACGTCGATTCATGGAAATTTCCTCATAAGAAGGGGTCCGCGGCGGCACGCCGGGTTATCCGGCAATCTCGATCTCGAACTGGTTCGGCCCGCCCGGCGTCACCTCGATTTCGATGCGGACGGCCGGGGTCTCTGGCCCGGCCCCCCGAGGCATCGCCGTGGGGATCAGCCCGGACCTCGAACCGGGAGGGGGAACCGCTTCGGGAACCTCGGCGCCGGTGATCGGGTCGAAGGTCATGCCCGACGCGGGCTCGTCCGCAGGAGCCGCCGGCCACACCTCGACGGCATAGGAGCCCGGCGCCAGGCCCCGCTCGGCAGCGAGGCGGAAGCTCCCGTCGCGAATCGTCGCGCCGGCTCCCGAGGCCTGGAGGGTGGAGGTGGGGTGGAACTGGATGGAGCCCGATTCGACGGGCCGTCCGCCGATCTGCACGGTGCCGGAAACCGCCAGGAGCCCGCCGGGGTGCTCGGCCTCCCCGCACCCGGCCCCGGCGAGCATCGCCGCCACGGCCATCGGCAGCACTCCCGCGAGGCGATGACGATCAAGCGACTCATTTTTCATACAATCATTCCCTCAAGAATTCGCGATCTCCCGGAATCCCGTCGCTCGACACTGTCCTTACCCCCCGGGATGAGGCAGCACGCTCATCTCGGTCGCGGCGAATTTCGACGCCCAAGGGCCCCCGACCATCCCACTCTGGAGCCCACCGCCGAACGCCCGGCAAAGAAGCTCAACGTGACGGCTCGGCGAACGCCGCGACGGTCGTTTCCAGTCGACCTCACCGAGGCAAGCCCGCGACCGTTCAACTCCCGACCGCCAAAAAGGGGGTAATGCCTCCCGAATGGAACGATGTCCTGGAGACGACGCGCGGGCGCTCCGGAGATTGATCCGGCCGTTGTCGCGCGATCAGATTAACGCTAATGGAATATCATTCTCACTAAGAAGGAGTCAAGGACGTGGTGTTCCTGTCGGCGCGATTTTTCGGGAGGGAACGGGAGAGCCCCGGGCTCGGCATCGCCACCGTCTCCGGGGCGATCAGGCATCTCGTCGAGCCACCGGGAGAGACGGGACAGACGTCCGGGTTTGACCGATGCGAGGCGGGCTGGCCAGAATGGGAGGCGTTTCGGGGACGTGCACGTTCACGGATCGCCAGGAACGGGAGGGATGCCCATGTTGGTGTTGACTCGAAGGAAGAACGAGGCCATCGTCCTTAACGAGCGGTTTGTTGTCTCGATCGTCGACATCAAGGACGACAAGGTGCGCCTGGGGATCGATGCCCCCTTGGGTGCCAGTGTTTACCGGCGCGAGGTTTACGAGGCGATCACGACGGCTTCGCGGGCTCAGCAGACGAAGACGGCCGAATCACCATCGGCCCCGCCCCCGTTGCCGCAGCAGGAACTCGCCGATCGAACAGAGCAACGGGATGGGATGGGACTGCCGTCCTCTTCGACCGAACCGCTTCCGCCACCAACGACGTTGACCGTATCTCCTCGGCATCTCTCAATCCTTGACGCGTATTGCACCATGATGCAGGAGCGGTACGGGATCTCGATGAACCGAGAGCAGGCCCTTGCGTCGATCCTCGATTCCTCCAACGCCACGAAGTGAGGTGAGACCGGGGGCTCAAGGGATGGTTTGCGATGCTCGGGGCGTTGAATGGCTTCGAGCATCGCATGGGGTCGCCTCGCATCGGTTCGAGCCGGTGGTCAAGGGCGGGGTGGGTGGAGGTTGCGGATCGTCCCCTGGTCGTCGATGTTGACATATGAGGGGAAGTGGGGTCGGAGCCAGGCGACCAGAGCATCGAGCCCGGCTACGCCAAGGCGGCTGACCTGAAGCCGGAGGCCGGGCGCGGGGCGTCGGCCGAGGGGGCGGAAGGTGGCGAGTGCCTCGGGAGGGGGACGCATCGTATCGTGGTGCGGTCCTGGTGCGTGGCCGGACGCGTGGGAGGCGCTCATGCCGTGGTACGAGCCGAGGCTGGGGGCGACGTTCCAGACGGTCACCTGACCGGCATCGGGGCCGAGGATCGGCGTGGTGATGAGGTTCGCGAGCAGGCCGGGGCGGGTCCTCGGGTCGTAGTAGCCGCCGGCCACCTGCACGCCGGAGCGGGCGTTGCCGGGGGCGGTAAACTCGAAGAGACGCACCGGGACGGTGTGGGGATCGCCGCCGAGGGAGTAGCCGTCGAGGCCGACGACCAGCGGAGCGCGGCCGAGGCCGGCACCGATGGCCAGGTCGTCATAATTGTCGCCGTTGAAATCGGCCGAGGCAATCGTGACCCCTCGGAGGAACGAGCCGGGGAGGGTGCCGAGGAGTTCGCGGCGGAGGGTGCCGTCGGCGTCGAAGATGCGGACGAGGCTCGGGCCGGGGCCGATGCGGGCGGCGACGATCTCGGCGCGTCCGTCGCGGTCGAGGTCGCCGACCGCCACGTTCAAGCCGGCGCGAGGGGATTCGGGGAAGGGGCGAAAGCGGAGGATCGGGCGGAGGTCCTCGCCGTCGTAGGCGACGATCCAACCGCCGCCGCCGAAGGCGTTCGGGGCGGTGACGATGTCCTGGACGAGGTCGCCGGTAAGGTCGCCGACGGCGGTGGCCACGCCGCCGGTCCAGCCTCGGGGCAGGGGGTTGACCACGCCGACGCGATCGCCGTTGCCGTCCTGCACGAGGACCGATCCGCCGCCGCCGCGAGCGGCACCCAGGGCGATCCGGCGCTGGTCTTCGTTCGGGCCGGCGAGGACGGACATCATCATCCCGGCGTCTTCGTGCGTGAGGATGTGGCAGTGGAAGACATATTTGCCGAGGTGGGGTGTGACCCGCCAGCGGATGACGACCTCGCCGTTGGCGGGGATGGTGATGGTGTCTCGCTGGGAGACATAGGGGTAGGTGCCCGAGCCGTCGAGCGAGACGGGCTCACCGTTGATCGAGATGACGGCGAAGTCGGTCTGATGGATGTGGAAGGGGTGATCGACGCCGGAGGCGTTGACGAGGGTCCACTCCTCGACCTGCCCGGCCTGAATCGAGACGATCGGGCCCTCGGGGAAGGCGGAGCCGTTGATCGTGAAGACGTTTCCTTCGATGTCAAAGATGAAGGTGCGTTGATGGTCGGGGGGGAGGTGGTAGACCTCGGGAATGGTGCCGACCGGCGGGAAGACAGGCGGGGGCTCGGTGACGGGGTCGCCCTCGACCCGGATGGTGGCGAGGGCGAAGAAGGTGTCGAGCGGGTTGATGTTCGGGGCGAGGTTGTCGACGAGGTAGTAGGTGCCCGGCTCCTGGGGCGCGGTCACGGCCATCGTGAGCCGGGCGCCCGGGGCGACGAAGGTGGGGCCTTCAACGAGGTACGGGGTCGGCAGATCGAGCGCCAAGGGGCGGGGGACGAGGTCGTGGCTGTTGCCGTCGTGCGAGATCACGGTGCCGGCCCAGCCGTTCTCGCCGTCGGCATCGACGATTCCAAGGTTGTAGAAACCGTTGCGGCCGATCGAGGAGAAGGTCCAGATTTCCGTCTCGCCGGGGCGGAGGGTGATCTCGGGGTTGAACTGGCCGTTGATCAGTTTCTGCCAGTCCTGGCCGTAGGGGGGCTGTTGCCGCTTGGTGTAGCCGAGGTTCGCGGGCATCCGCTCGCCGGTCTGGGGGTCGATGGCAACGTTGACCAGGGTCAGGCCGAGCAGGCGCTCATCGTAGTTGCCGACCAGATCGGGCCAGGGGTCGAGGGCGTCGCCCACCTGGAAGAACCCGGCGAGGCCGCCGTAGACCTGGTCGGCGGTCGAGCCGTGCTGGTGGGTGTGGTACCAGTTGACCCCCGCCTGCTGAGTGGTCGGCACCTCGATCCGGGTCCGGTAGCTGCCGCCGGGGAGCATCTGGCGGTAGACGTTGTCGCCGTCGCCGAGCGGGCTGACAAGGAATCCGTGCGCATGCAGATTCGTGATATAGGTGACGGCCGGCGGCGGGGGGTCCGGCGGGTCGTCACCGAGGGCGTTGTGCAAGGTCAGGTCGAGCACGTCGCCCGGCTCGATGCGCAGGGTCGGGGCCGGGAACTGCGGCGGCAAGACGACGCCGTCGGCCGTGGTGAACTGATAGCCGGCCGCGAAGTTGGCGTTCGGCCGGGGAGACTGGGGCGGGATCTCGGGCGTGAGGTTCGGGTTGGAGAAGATCGGCTCGCCCCCCCAGAGCACCGGCCGACCCGAGCCGGGCAGGCCCGCGCGGGTGATCGTCGCCTCGGCGCGGAGAACGCCGTCGACGCTCCGGATCTCTGGAGGCTGATGCAGCGGGCCATCCGACTGGCCCGGCACCAGGATCGCCGTCATCAAGACTCTCGGCTCCAGTTCGAGCAGCTCGAACCGCCGGACCCGCCCCGAAGCCCGCCTTCGATGCGTCCCTCGTCGCATGGCCGTTCCCCTCGTCATCGAGCGCCGTTGCCGTCGTGTCGGATCAACCATGGCATGAGCGGTTTAAAAAATCAATTGGCTGGTTCAATAGAACTTTCCAGGTTTGCCGAGATTGCCCAGAGAGGGGAAGGGGAAGGAATTGAGACGGCTTGTAGTTGCTGTCGACTCAGGGCAATTGGGCGGGATATGCTGGGGCAAGGCGAATTGCTTTCGTCGGGGGTGGCTGGGGTCGCGGACGACTCCAGCCACCCCGACGGCTACGGCGTCTCGTTGAGGAGCCCAGGCGAAAATTGCCAGTTGTCCTCGAAGTCGGCATCACGTGGAGTGGGAAGCCGGTAGCGTTCGCCCTGGATTCCCATTCTGAACGTGCGAAATTGTGAATCCTTTCGACCGGGTTTCTCATCGAGCCACAACTGATGCTGTGTCCTCACGTAATCGGCAACAACCGCGCTCGGAACGACAAAGTAGCGAAGCTGTTTCGACTCTAAACTGATGGTCACGAAGCAGTACCAAAGCTCGGGGCGTGACAGTGATTCATGTTTCTCATTCATGATCCAGTCGCTCAGAAAGCGACCGAAAAGCTTCGAAACCGCGGGCCGATTGCGCCTGTCGAGATTGGTCTTCACCTCAATCTGAAAGAAACGATTCGTCTCCGGATCGGAAACAAGAATATCGACATTTTTCGTCCGTCCCAGCGTCATGTTGGCGTCATAACCCCAGAGTGCCAGACGCGACAGAACGGCAAACTCGCCGGCCAGCAAGATATTGTTTGCTGATATTTGAGATCTCACGCGCTTTAACCTTCTGATATTTCCGCCTTGGGGTGGCTGGGGTCGTCCGCGACCCCAGTCTGGTGGAAGACGCCGAGCCGACGGAACTGGGGCCGCGGACGGCCCCAGCCACCACGACGGGCGAGGACACCCTTATCACTTAACGCCGCGTCTTCTGGTATCATCGAGGTTGCTTTCGGCGGGTTGGTCCGCTGAGTTTGGGGACAATGCGTTCGGCGGCTCTGACGCCTCGGATTCCGACGAGATGCCTCAGCGTGTGAGCAAGCCCGGGGAACTCAAAGCCGGTGACCTGTTCGAGGACTGTCGCTATCACCCCTGCCTTTGCATCGAAGTGGGCGGTGATGATGACCCCTCCGGCGTCTGGGGCATCTCCCTCGTCGACGGTTCGCCGTGCGGGTGTTGCATCCGGAACTGTGGTCTCCGCAAGCTGACGGTCGACGAGGTCGTTCGCTGGAAATCTCATGGCCCACCGGATGTCGAGTTACAGCCGGAGCATCGCTGGTGGGCCTCCGAAGCGTCCGACACCTCGCCTTAACACCAACCCGGCGGCATGACTGAGACCGTCTGCGCTCTTCGTCTGATGGGAGACGCCGAGCTGACGGGACTGGGGTCGCGGACGACCCCAGCCACCCCGACGAAAGATGGGGCTTCGCGGCGATTGAGACCACCCGACGGGACTCGTCTCGGATGGCCGATCAGAGGGTGGGCAGGAGGTAGGGCGCGCGGCGGTCGATGTCGAGCAGGGCCGGGTCGGTGTCGTCGAGGAAGGACCAGGAGGAGGGGTCCCAGCGGAGGGGGCGGCGGTGCCAGTAGGCGAGGTTGCCGAGGTGGCAGACGGTGACGGAGCGGGCGCCGACCTCGACGTCGCAGATGGGCTGGCGACGCTCTCGGATGCAGTTGAGCCAGTCGCGCTGGTGGCCGGGAGAGTCGTAGAGGTGGACGCCGTCGGCGGGGATGTCGGCGTCTTTCAGGGACTCGGGGGTGGTGCGCCACTGGCCGCGATTGACGAAGACCTCCCCCTCGGTGCCGATGAAGGTGACGCCGCCGCCGGGGCCGTGGATGACCTCGATGCCGCCGGGGTAGAGGAAGGTGACGCCGCGGTCGGCGCTCGGGTCGTCGGGCAGGATGACCTCGGAGGGGCCGGAGTGGTCCATGCCGAGGCCCCACTGGGCGATGTCGAAGTGGTGGGCGCCCCAGTCGGTCATGCCGCCGCCGGAGTATTCGCGGAAGGATCGCCAGTTGGGGTAGTGGTCGTGGACGCCTCGGGGGCTGAGGACCTCGTTGTACGGCCGTTCGGGGGCGGGGCCGAGCCAGCGGTCCCAGTCGAGGCCGGGTTCGAGCGGTTCCTCGCCGAGGTCGCACCAGTGGCTCGGGCCGCCGACATCCACAAGCACTCGCTTGATGTCGCCGATCATGCCGTTGCGGACGACCTCGCAGGCCTGGCGGAACTCGGGGCTGGAGCGCTGCTGGCTGCCGGTCTGGAAGACAATGTCGTGGGCCTTGACGGCGTCGATGCAGGCCTTGGCCTCGTGGATGGTGAGGGTGAGTGGTTTCTCGCAGTAAATGTCCTTGCCGGCCTTGCAGGCCTCAAGGATGGTGATGGCGTGCCAGTGGTCGGGGGTGCAGATGACGACGGCGTCGATGTCGTCTCGGGCGATCAGCTCGCGGTCGTCATTGTACGCGGCGCAGTCGGAGTTCTCGTACTTCGCATCGACCTTCGCCCTGGCGTCGTCGCGGCGGGTGGTGTCGACATCGCAGACGGCCAGCACCTGCACATCGTCCTGATCGAGGAACCAGCGGAGGTGGTACTGGCTCTGCTTCCCCATGCCGATGAAGCCCAGGCGGATCCGCTCGCTGGGGGCCGAGCCGTTACGGCCGAAGACGGAGTGAGGCACGATCCAGGGAGCGGCGGACACCGCGGCGGCCCGCTGGAGGAATCGGCGACGCGAGAGCGAAGATCGAATCGACATGAGAGGTTCCCTTGGTCCGAGGGGAATCGCTGTGGCACGACCGCGAGACGCATTGAAGCGCTCGACCACGGTGCAGCGTAACCCGGAGGGATCGGCTTCGCGAGGGGTGGACGCTCGGATGTCGGACCCCAATAGAAATGTCCGGTGTTTGGCCCCAATAGAAATGTCCGGTCGATGCGCTCTTCAGGCCAAGCCTGGAGGTCGCCATGAACCCCGATCGGATTGCCATGAGTCAACGTGATCGCGATATCCTCACCGTCCTCAAGCCGGTCCTCGACGGCCACCGTTCCCAGGCCGAGGCCGCTCGACTGCTCGGCAAGAGCACCAGGCAGGTCCGACGTCTCGTCGCGCGCCTGAAAGACGAGGGAGATGCCGGGCTGATCCACAAGCTCCGGGATCGTCCCTCGAATCGAAGAATGAAAACAGCAACAAAATGCAACATCCTCTCGTTCTACAAGGAGCATCTCCAGGGCTTCGGCCCCACGCTCGCCGCGGAAACCCTGGCCGAAGAGGGCCTACATGTCTCTGCCGAGACCCTCAGGCGATGGCTCACGGCCGAGGGGCTCTGGCAACCGACCCCGCGACGCGACACCCACCGCTCCCGACGCCCGCGACGCGCCTGCTTCGGCGAGCTGATCCCGCTCGATGCCTCGATCCACGACTGGACCGAGGGACGCGGCGAGACCATGGCATTGTCGGCCATGATCGACGACGCCACTGGCCGCGTCCTGGCCCGCTTCGCCCCGGCCGAGACGACCGACGCGTACTTCGAGCTGCTGGGGCGTTGGCTGCGGGCTCACGGCCGCCCCGTGGCCCTCTACAGCGACAAGAAGACCGTCTTCCGCGTCCCCCCGGCCGAGGGGCGGGACACGCCCCCCTCGCAGTTCGGCCGCGCCTGCGAGGAACTGGGCATCACGCTGATCTTCGCCCACAGCCCGCAGGCCAAGGGACGCGTCGAACGCTTCTTCGGCACCGCCCAGGACCGCTGGGTCAAGCAGATGCGGCGGGCCGGCATCACGACGATCGCCGAGGCCAACGCCCTGCTGACTCGCACGCTCCTGCCGCACTTCAACCGCCACTTCACCGTGGCCCCCGCCGAGCCGTCCGACGCCCACCGCCCCTGGCTCCACCGCGAGCACGACCTGCGTGCGATCCTCTGCCCGCAGCAGCCCCGCGTCGTCAGCAATGATTACGTCGTCCGCGTCGAGGGCCGTCTGCTGCAACTGGCCAGGCCCGCGTTACCGGGCCTGCGTGGCGGCGTGGTCCTCGTCGAGTCCCGCCGCGACGGCACGCTGGCGATCCGCTTCCAGGGCCGGTACCTTCGTTTCCAGGAGATCACGGCCCGACCGGCTGCCACCCCGCCCCCTCGCCGCCGCCGCGAACCCTCGGCCAGCCCTCCCCACCGCCCGGCCCCCGACCACCCCTGGAGAACCCCCTCTCCGCCCCCCAAGAACGGATGATCAGCGGACATTTCTATCGAGCACAAACCGGACATTTCTATTGGGGTTCAACAGGGGTGGACGCTCGGATCGTCCCTCCGATTCGATCCGCGTGCTCAAGCCCTCGGCGGGACGGCCGAGGGAGCCGATCTCGGATCGGAGCGAAATTACGGGGGAAGCACTCAACGACTCACCCCTTAATCCAGGCTCATCACTTCATTCCCGTTCCTCGTGGCCAGCTTCTGCCAGAGGCCCAACTTCGGGAGCACCACTCCTCCGTAAGGAGGCGGTTCTTTGGCGTCGATGGTCTCGCTCAAGAACCGGACCGAGCCATCCGCCATCAAGGCGTTCAGCCCCCCGGGGTGGAACGAGGCCGCCGAATACGAGATCGCGCCCCACGTCCCTCGCGTCGGCCGCACACGCCGGTAATAATTGGGCGGATAGTATGCCGTCATGTGACTATCCGTATGAGCGCCGAGAAACCACCAGCCCCGCAGTTTGGAAAACAGCGGATCCCACGGATCCATGACCCGCAACGCCGCCGACGCCTTCTCGGTCACCATCATCGTGTGGCTCGTGCCGTCGGTGATCGAACTGACTCGCACCGTCAACCCCTCGACGATGCATCCGTTGACTCCTCGCAACCGGATGGGATCTGGGCGGCAGCCCAGCTCTGGCCACGGCGCGCCGCGCAGGAGGGTCGATCCATAGACTCCGGCGTAGCTTCCCGAAGCCACGGTTCCCGGTGCCCCCAGACCGATGGTTTCGTCTTCCAACCGCGCCTGGGGAAAACTGAGATAAGGGACGCCCGCGTCGGCATCGTCGGGACAGACATATTGGGAAACGACCGTGCCGAAGACCGTCGAATTCTCAGATGAGACGATGCGAAGATCCTGGTTCACCGCGTTGAACAGCGCGGTTTGCCCGCCGAACGGCAGGAGCCTGACCAGAAACCCCTGGTCCGTGAACGGGGAGGGGCACGTCGAGCCCGACATGAATCGAGCGTCATAACTTCCCAGGTTGCCTGGCGGCAGGCACAGATTCACGTCGTGGTAGGCATGGATCGCCAACCCGATCTGTCTCAGGTTGGCCGCGCATTGCATCCGCCGCGCTGACCCTCGCGCCGCCTGGACCGCGGGAAGCAGCAACGCCATCACAAGCGAGAGCACGCCGATCACGACGAGGAGTTCGATCAGGGTGAAGCCCCGCCTTGTACGCCTTCGCATCGATCTGCCCCTCGGCTTCGGTCAGCGATTCGACTTCATCCGGAGCAGCACCGCTGCCACGATCGAGGCCACTCCCAGGCCGACAAACACCCAGGTCCAGTGGATCTCCCGAGGCGTGCTTGGCAAGACAACCGGCTCCAGTCCATAAAATGCCAGGCTGAATTCTTCCGGGTCGCTTCGCTCGGCGCGGAGTTCCTCGAACTGGCAGTTCCAGCGTTGCTGCCCCGATTCGACCCCTGTACTCGATTTCCACTCGCATGTTCGGTTGAGTATAACCCATCATGCTGACTTGATACTGGCGCGCCACCCAACCCGCGGCCGGGTCAAACAGGACCCGGGTCTGGAGTGGCTGTTCCGGCTTGCCATGCTGAATCACCACCTCAAGCAGACTCCGTCCCTCCCGTTCCACCGGCTCGGCCGAGAGAACGTTCGAGTCGGGATATTCCAGCAAATCGGCAAATGTTGTCCTGGTCACGGAATAGGGCGCCTCCAGCAATTTGCCAAAGTGAGTGGTGTACGACCGCCCGAGATCAGACCCTTCGTCGATTGATTCGACGACATAGTCCTCCCGGCCGGCCAGCTGATTCAGGGTAAACCCCGAATCCTTCCCAATGCACACGACTCGCGTCTTGAGAATGACGCCCTCTCCGGGGTTGCGTTGGATCGACTCGAACTTGCGGAGGGGACCCAGGGTCGCGAACGTCACGTCCTCGATCCGCCTGATTTCACCGGACGCTTGTTCCAATCGGACCCGGGCCTTACCCCGAACCTGATCGAACCGCTGCTCGATCGTCTTCGCGGCAGGGGGA
This window harbors:
- a CDS encoding DUF1559 family PulG-like putative transporter, whose protein sequence is MRRRTRRGFTLIELLVVIGVLSLVMALLLPAVQAARGSARRMQCAANLRQIGLAIHAYHDVNLCLPPGNLGSYDARFMSGSTCPSPFTDQGFLVRLLPFGGQTALFNAVNQDLRIVSSENSTVFGTVVSQYVCPDDADAGVPYLSFPQARLEDETIGLGAPGTVASGSYAGVYGSTLLRGAPWPELGCRPDPIRLRGVNGCIVEGLTVRVSSITDGTSHTMMVTEKASAALRVMDPWDPLFSKLRGWWFLGAHTDSHMTAYYPPNYYRRVRPTRGTWGAISYSAASFHPGGLNALMADGSVRFLSETIDAKEPPPYGGVVLPKLGLWQKLATRNGNEVMSLD